Proteins found in one Bacillus sp. (in: firmicutes) genomic segment:
- a CDS encoding chemotaxis protein CheA, translated as MSDFDITSYLNVFLDELDEQLQILDEKVLELEQDCNNLDIIQSIFRAAHTLKGSSAAMGFEKMKELTHKVENIFDLIRNNQLEVNTSIINVIFESIDFIKVLKGGIINGTLTEIEITPIVEKLENCKDSYEETTASGSEGKQTISNSSSEGMQSANENPLKDVRLNDEQTDYIHKALNVGEFVFAVQVRLAPEAMLKSVRAFLVQNNLKDVCEIFASFPEQTVIEDDENFDGLLVYFVRTNASEEEIYTIVNSIADIASIQLLSITEGNFEQFTKRENVIAFQSEKIQEQKSNENGANGKTEQQKLKVQQTIRVDVNRLEHLLNLVGELVIDQTRLADLRSRLEDRYTNDSDIELFTEVGNHIGQVISELQEGMMKTRMLPIEQLFNRFPRMVRDLCQKANKEIDFVIEGKETELDRNLIEEIGDPIIHLLRNSLDHGIEAPEEREMLGKPRKGKVILKAAHEENHIVITITDDGRGIDPQKIKDSALKKGYVTTEEVDRMTDKDLMFLIFTSGVSTAKSITDISGRGVGMDIVRNHIEKLNGMVDIDSKVGEGTTFTIKLPLTLAIIRSLLVELGGRQFALPLANVQEIVRLNTDEIKTIKNQEVGIIRERVLPLVRMHKRLQTSEEYLKGRKRLFVVVVGLAEKRVGIVVDRTLGNQEIVIKPLGKYIGQPKYIAGAAIMGDGNIALILDVGSIVREEGTKELSTQEINHKQLNNQEEVLQLATFKLGVEEYGVDIGRVKDIITVPTITKVMNAPYSVLGMINLRGKLIPVMDLRQRFEINKQDLDRKSRIMVVEFYNEMIGLLVDQVTQVLKVPAKSIEAPPDNMSQVDAKFIKSICNLDERLIILLDLDLILDIEELKLLTTMFQEGQGQLIEI; from the coding sequence ATGAGTGATTTTGATATTACGAGCTATTTAAATGTATTTTTAGATGAATTGGATGAGCAATTACAAATATTAGATGAGAAAGTACTAGAACTTGAGCAAGATTGTAACAATCTTGATATTATTCAAAGTATTTTTCGGGCGGCCCATACATTGAAAGGGTCGTCCGCGGCAATGGGCTTTGAGAAAATGAAAGAGCTCACCCATAAGGTTGAAAATATCTTTGATTTAATTAGAAATAACCAATTGGAAGTAAATACTTCGATTATTAATGTTATTTTTGAATCCATTGATTTTATTAAAGTATTAAAAGGTGGGATTATAAATGGCACACTAACAGAGATAGAAATTACACCGATTGTGGAAAAATTGGAGAATTGTAAAGATAGCTATGAAGAGACTACGGCAAGCGGTTCTGAAGGTAAACAAACAATTAGTAACTCCTCCTCTGAGGGGATGCAGAGTGCAAATGAAAATCCACTTAAAGATGTTCGTCTAAATGATGAACAGACAGATTATATTCATAAGGCGCTTAATGTTGGTGAATTCGTATTTGCTGTTCAAGTCCGTTTAGCTCCGGAGGCAATGCTTAAATCTGTTCGGGCCTTTTTGGTTCAAAACAATTTAAAGGATGTTTGTGAAATTTTTGCCAGTTTCCCTGAGCAAACAGTGATTGAAGATGATGAAAATTTTGATGGGCTATTAGTTTATTTTGTTAGAACAAATGCGAGTGAGGAAGAAATTTATACAATCGTTAATAGTATTGCGGATATCGCATCCATCCAGTTGCTTTCGATAACGGAGGGGAATTTCGAACAATTTACTAAGAGGGAAAATGTTATTGCTTTCCAATCTGAGAAAATACAAGAGCAAAAGAGCAACGAAAATGGAGCAAACGGAAAAACAGAACAACAAAAATTAAAGGTACAGCAAACGATTCGCGTTGATGTTAATCGCTTAGAGCATTTACTAAATTTAGTTGGGGAGCTAGTCATTGATCAGACAAGATTAGCCGACTTAAGGAGTCGTTTAGAAGATCGCTATACAAATGATTCCGATATTGAGCTTTTTACAGAGGTAGGGAATCATATTGGACAGGTAATCAGTGAGCTTCAGGAAGGCATGATGAAGACAAGAATGCTGCCGATTGAACAGCTGTTTAACCGTTTTCCACGAATGGTACGGGATCTTTGCCAAAAGGCTAATAAAGAAATTGATTTTGTCATTGAAGGGAAAGAAACGGAGCTCGACCGGAATCTAATTGAAGAAATCGGCGATCCGATTATTCATCTTCTTCGCAATTCCCTTGACCATGGTATCGAAGCACCGGAAGAACGGGAAATGCTTGGTAAACCGCGAAAAGGGAAAGTCATCTTAAAGGCAGCCCATGAAGAAAATCATATTGTCATTACGATAACTGATGATGGCCGCGGCATTGATCCGCAAAAAATTAAAGATTCGGCATTAAAGAAAGGATATGTAACAACAGAGGAAGTTGACAGAATGACTGATAAAGATTTAATGTTTTTAATCTTTACATCAGGTGTTTCAACTGCGAAGAGTATAACAGATATTTCTGGGCGCGGTGTAGGCATGGATATCGTCCGCAACCATATTGAGAAGCTCAATGGAATGGTCGACATCGATTCAAAGGTAGGGGAAGGAACAACATTTACAATCAAACTACCGCTAACATTAGCGATTATTCGTTCTCTTTTAGTGGAGTTAGGAGGAAGGCAGTTTGCGCTGCCGCTAGCGAATGTCCAAGAAATTGTTCGCCTTAATACGGATGAGATTAAGACGATTAAAAATCAAGAAGTCGGTATTATCCGTGAACGTGTCCTGCCACTTGTCCGAATGCATAAACGTTTACAAACAAGTGAGGAATATTTAAAGGGCCGAAAACGCCTATTCGTTGTCGTTGTTGGTTTAGCAGAGAAAAGGGTTGGAATTGTTGTTGATCGGACGTTAGGAAATCAAGAAATAGTCATCAAACCACTTGGTAAATATATTGGGCAACCTAAATATATTGCTGGAGCAGCGATTATGGGAGATGGGAATATAGCCCTAATTTTAGATGTTGGTTCCATTGTTCGCGAAGAAGGGACAAAGGAATTATCGACTCAAGAAATCAATCATAAACAATTAAATAATCAAGAGGAAGTACTTCAATTAGCTACTTTCAAATTAGGAGTCGAAGAATACGGTGTTGATATTGGCAGGGTGAAAGATATTATTACCGTTCCAACGATAACGAAGGTCATGAATGCTCCATATTCAGTATTAGGGATGATTAACTTGCGCGGGAAGCTGATCCCTGTTATGGATTTAAGACAACGCTTTGAGATTAACAAGCAAGATCTTGATCGTAAGTCGAGAATCATGGTTGTGGAGTTTTACAATGAAATGATTGGTCTACTAGTTGACCAAGTGACCCAAGTTCTAAAAGTGCCGGCAAAATCAATTGAGGCACCGCCAGATAATATGAGCCAAGTAGATGCAAAATTTATTAAAAGCATTTGCAATTTAGATGAAAGGCTAATCATTTTATTGGACTTAGATTTAATTTTGGATATTGAGGAATTAAAACTATTAACAACTATGTTTCAAGAGGGACAAGGGCAATTAATAGAAATATAA
- a CDS encoding chemotaxis protein CheW, producing the protein MENKTRVKAGQFVVFTIHDKLSALSIEEVIEIIRMQPITKVPGAKDYIPGMINLRGRIIPVVDLHKRYKMPVITFTKKTRMIIVQNEGEDIGLIVDEVAMVVDIADEDIEQTLDMFNSLEKDCYLGFAKIKGQLIGILNIQKVLYPEGEEVFQNE; encoded by the coding sequence ATGGAAAACAAAACTAGAGTCAAAGCGGGCCAATTTGTCGTATTTACAATTCATGATAAGCTTTCGGCATTATCAATTGAAGAGGTCATTGAAATTATTAGAATGCAGCCTATTACTAAAGTTCCTGGGGCCAAGGACTATATTCCAGGTATGATCAATCTTCGTGGCAGAATTATCCCGGTTGTAGATTTGCACAAGAGATATAAAATGCCGGTTATTACATTTACAAAGAAAACGAGAATGATCATAGTTCAAAACGAAGGGGAAGACATTGGTTTAATCGTCGATGAAGTTGCAATGGTCGTTGATATAGCTGATGAAGATATTGAGCAAACACTTGATATGTTCAACTCTCTTGAAAAAGATTGTTATTTAGGGTTTGCCAAAATTAAAGGGCAATTGATTGGAATTTTAAATATTCAAAAGGTTTTGTACCCTGAAGGTGAGGAGGTGTTTCAAAATGAGTGA
- a CDS encoding STAS domain-containing protein — protein MIQMIIWDEEISLHNVERFEEVIKQLLKSDSIGVILNLEKVSYMNSYGLGIIVNAVNNAKKLNKQLVIVNNRTTIKKIFGIVSFDSIVKVFSNEHEAKKFLSSAS, from the coding sequence TTGATCCAAATGATAATATGGGATGAGGAAATTTCACTTCATAATGTTGAAAGGTTTGAGGAAGTAATAAAGCAATTGCTAAAATCTGATTCAATTGGGGTTATTTTAAATTTGGAAAAAGTATCTTATATGAATAGTTATGGTTTGGGTATCATCGTCAATGCCGTGAATAACGCTAAAAAATTAAATAAACAACTTGTGATTGTTAATAATCGAACTACTATTAAAAAGATTTTTGGAATTGTTTCCTTTGATTCAATAGTAAAGGTTTTTTCAAATGAGCACGAGGCAAAAAAATTTCTTTCTAGCGCCAGTTAA
- a CDS encoding response regulator transcription factor has translation MKIRVLLADDHALVRSGIISLLKSDESIVIIEEAKDGVETYNKTMELAPDIVVMDLSMPPGEFGLVTIKRIKEHMPSMKIIVLTMIDDINIVLNTLANGVSGYILKSSEDIDLAKAIKMVFNGEYYITHSNVTNYLINFYKHSENNITKLHELSSREQEILSFIAKGFSNKEIANLLYLSVKTVEGYQVKIKKKIGATSKSDLVKYALENGLLNF, from the coding sequence ATGAAAATAAGGGTATTATTAGCAGATGATCATGCACTTGTTCGTTCCGGAATTATTAGCCTTTTAAAAAGTGACGAATCTATTGTCATTATCGAGGAAGCGAAGGATGGGGTAGAAACATACAATAAAACGATGGAGTTGGCTCCAGACATTGTTGTTATGGATCTGAGTATGCCTCCAGGTGAGTTTGGCTTAGTTACAATTAAACGAATAAAAGAGCATATGCCTTCAATGAAAATAATTGTTTTAACAATGATAGATGACATTAATATAGTGCTAAATACGTTAGCAAATGGCGTTAGTGGGTATATTTTAAAAAGTTCAGAGGATATAGATTTGGCTAAAGCTATAAAAATGGTATTCAACGGTGAGTACTATATCACACATAGTAATGTCACCAATTATTTAATTAATTTCTATAAACATAGTGAAAATAACATCACGAAATTACATGAATTGTCATCACGCGAGCAAGAAATTTTATCATTTATAGCAAAAGGGTTTTCCAATAAAGAGATTGCTAATTTGTTATACTTGTCTGTGAAAACTGTTGAAGGCTATCAAGTTAAAATAAAGAAAAAAATTGGTGCCACTTCTAAATCTGATTTAGTAAAATATGCATTGGAAAATGGATTGCTGAACTTTTGA